A genomic region of Herbaspirillum sp. DW155 contains the following coding sequences:
- a CDS encoding YbaB/EbfC family nucleoid-associated protein has translation MMKGQLAGLMKQAQAMQDNMKKAQEQLASIEVEGQSGAGLVKVVMTCKNDVKRVSIDPSLLADDKDMLEDLVAAAFNDAVRKAEATAQEKMSGVTAGMPLPPGFKMPF, from the coding sequence ATGATGAAAGGTCAACTGGCAGGTCTGATGAAGCAAGCACAGGCCATGCAGGACAACATGAAGAAGGCCCAGGAGCAACTGGCCAGCATCGAAGTCGAGGGCCAGTCCGGCGCCGGCCTGGTGAAGGTCGTGATGACCTGCAAGAACGATGTCAAGCGCGTCTCCATCGACCCGTCGCTGCTGGCTGACGACAAGGACATGCTGGAAGATCTGGTCGCCGCCGCCTTCAACGACGCCGTGCGCAAGGCCGAAGCCACCGCTCAGGAAAAGATGTCGGGCGTCACCGCCGGCATGCCGCTGCCCCCGGGCTTCAAGATGCCGTTCTGA
- a CDS encoding CaiB/BaiF CoA-transferase family protein, with translation MSTATSKPGPLAGIKVLELGTLIAGPFCSRMLAEFGAEVIKIEAPGNGDPLRQWRVLKDGTSLWWSVQARNKKSITLNMKDDRAQEIARKLALEADVIIENYRPGVLEKWKLGYEDLKPLNPATIMVRLSGYGQTGPLRDLPGFGAIGESMGGIRYVSGHPDRPPVRIGISIGDSIAALHGVIGAMMALRHRDATGGRWNGKAGADCVAGQGQMVDVALYEAVFNMMESMVPEFDFAGVVRERTGGALPGIVPSNTYTTGDGMNIVIAGNGDAIFKRLMSAIGRDDMANDPGLARNDGRVPRTQEIDDAIQQWCHTQTIDSALAALQGADVPVGKIYSVKDMMSDPQFLARGMFEQHQFADGTPVKLPGITPKLSETPGQTKWLGPELGAHSDEILQSLGYDEAHIKKLRDEGVV, from the coding sequence ATGAGCACAGCCACATCCAAGCCCGGCCCGCTGGCCGGCATCAAGGTACTCGAACTGGGCACGCTGATTGCCGGGCCCTTCTGCTCGCGCATGCTGGCCGAGTTCGGGGCCGAGGTCATCAAGATCGAAGCGCCCGGCAATGGCGATCCGCTGCGCCAGTGGCGCGTGCTCAAGGACGGCACGTCGCTGTGGTGGTCGGTCCAGGCGCGCAACAAGAAGAGCATCACCCTGAACATGAAGGATGACCGCGCCCAGGAGATCGCCCGCAAGCTCGCCCTGGAGGCCGACGTCATCATCGAGAATTACCGCCCCGGCGTGCTGGAGAAGTGGAAGCTCGGCTACGAAGACCTCAAGCCGCTGAACCCCGCCACCATCATGGTGCGCCTGTCCGGCTACGGCCAGACCGGCCCGCTGCGCGACTTGCCCGGCTTTGGCGCCATCGGCGAATCGATGGGCGGTATCCGCTACGTCTCCGGCCATCCGGACCGTCCGCCGGTGCGCATCGGCATTTCGATTGGCGACTCCATCGCCGCGCTGCATGGCGTGATCGGCGCCATGATGGCTTTACGCCATCGTGACGCAACAGGCGGGCGCTGGAACGGCAAGGCCGGCGCAGACTGCGTGGCAGGGCAGGGGCAGATGGTGGACGTGGCGTTATATGAAGCTGTTTTCAATATGATGGAATCAATGGTGCCCGAGTTCGATTTCGCCGGCGTGGTCCGCGAACGCACCGGTGGCGCCCTGCCGGGCATCGTGCCTTCCAACACCTATACCACTGGCGATGGCATGAACATCGTCATCGCCGGCAATGGCGATGCCATCTTCAAGCGCCTGATGAGCGCCATCGGCCGCGATGACATGGCCAATGATCCGGGCCTGGCGCGCAATGACGGCCGCGTGCCGCGTACCCAGGAAATCGACGATGCCATCCAGCAGTGGTGCCACACCCAGACCATCGATTCGGCCCTGGCCGCATTGCAGGGGGCCGACGTCCCGGTCGGCAAGATCTATTCGGTCAAGGACATGATGAGCGATCCCCAGTTCCTGGCCCGCGGCATGTTCGAGCAGCATCAGTTTGCCGATGGCACGCCGGTCAAGCTGCCCGGCATCACGCCCAAGCTCTCGGAGACTCCCGGCCAGACCAAATGGCTGGGCCCCGAGCTGGGCGCCCACAGCGATGAAATCCTGCAATCGCTGGGGTATGATGAGGCCCACATCAAGAAGCTGCGGGACGAAGGCGTGGTCTGA
- a CDS encoding ABC transporter ATP-binding protein, whose translation MTPALQFDNITCTFVSKDDRSQRYTAVANTDLSIAPGEFVSVVGPTGCGKSTLLNVGAGLLQPSSGSVRVFGEELKGINRRAGYMFQAEALMPWRSALQNVIAGLQYRGHDEKSAEELGEQWLARVGLQGFGDRYPHQLSGGMRKRVALAQTLILDPDIILMDEPFSALDIQTRQLMENEVLDLWNAKKKAVLFITHDLDEAIAMSDRVIVLAAGPGTHPIGEFGIDLPRPRDVAEIRMHPRFVELHQQIWDVLRDEVLKGYQQQKRAA comes from the coding sequence ATGACGCCAGCCCTCCAGTTCGATAACATCACCTGCACCTTCGTCTCCAAGGACGACCGTTCCCAGCGCTACACCGCCGTGGCCAATACCGATCTCTCCATCGCACCCGGCGAATTCGTCTCCGTGGTCGGCCCCACCGGCTGCGGCAAGTCCACGCTCCTGAACGTCGGTGCCGGCCTGCTGCAACCGTCCTCGGGCAGCGTCAGGGTCTTCGGCGAAGAACTCAAGGGCATCAACCGGCGCGCCGGCTACATGTTCCAGGCCGAGGCGCTGATGCCCTGGCGCAGCGCCTTGCAGAACGTGATCGCCGGCCTGCAGTATCGCGGCCATGACGAGAAGTCGGCAGAAGAACTGGGCGAACAGTGGCTGGCGCGCGTGGGCCTGCAAGGCTTCGGCGACCGCTATCCGCACCAGCTCTCCGGTGGCATGCGCAAGCGCGTGGCGCTGGCGCAGACGCTGATCCTGGACCCCGACATCATCCTGATGGACGAACCTTTTTCGGCCCTCGACATCCAGACCCGCCAGCTGATGGAAAACGAAGTGCTGGACCTGTGGAACGCCAAGAAGAAGGCGGTCCTTTTCATCACCCACGATCTCGATGAAGCCATCGCCATGTCCGATCGCGTGATCGTGCTCGCGGCCGGCCCGGGCACGCACCCCATCGGTGAATTCGGGATCGACCTGCCGCGTCCGCGCGACGTGGCCGAGATTCGCATGCATCCGCGCTTCGTCGAACTGCACCAGCAGATCTGGGATGTGCTGCGCGATGAAGTGCTCAAGGGTTACCAACAACAAAAGCGCGCAGCATAA
- a CDS encoding YciI family protein, producing the protein MFIVSITYTRPAGEIDALLTAHKKFLNQQYAEGVFLMSGRKVPRTGGIIIADCADRAEIEAIMESDPFFIGGVAEYEIIEFVPSMTAEALEAFRYSVDRN; encoded by the coding sequence ATGTTCATCGTCTCGATCACGTACACCAGGCCGGCAGGCGAAATCGATGCCTTGCTGACCGCGCACAAGAAATTCCTCAACCAGCAATATGCCGAAGGCGTATTCCTGATGTCCGGCCGCAAGGTGCCGCGCACCGGTGGCATCATCATCGCCGACTGTGCCGACCGTGCCGAGATCGAAGCCATCATGGAATCCGATCCCTTCTTCATCGGCGGCGTGGCCGAATACGAGATCATCGAATTCGTCCCCTCCATGACGGCCGAGGCGCTCGAAGCCTTCCGCTATTCCGTAGACCGCAATTGA
- a CDS encoding ABC transporter substrate-binding protein translates to MKLSWKQLLIAAGLFLAGYFSFNGSAGAQALEKPKVSIAVGGKNLFYYLPLTIAEQLGYFKDEGLQVEISDFAGGAKALQAMVGGSADVVSGAYEHTINMQAKNQPIVAFVLQGRAPQIVLAVNNKTMPNYKTVSDLKGKKIGVTAPGSSTSIMASYVLAKAGLKPTDVSFIGVGAAAGAISAIRSGQIDAIANLDPVISMLEQHNEIKTIADTRTLKDTNDVFGGPMPAATLYAPAAFVQKYPNTTQALTNAMVRALKWIQKAGPSDIIKAVPESYLLGDRSLYIDAFMKVRQAISPDGYFPPGGPDTALRTLKAFEPSLADKQIDLSKTFTNDFVQKANAKYK, encoded by the coding sequence ATGAAATTGAGCTGGAAGCAATTGCTGATCGCCGCAGGCCTGTTCCTGGCCGGCTACTTTTCCTTCAACGGCAGCGCCGGCGCGCAGGCGCTGGAAAAACCCAAGGTCTCCATCGCCGTAGGCGGCAAGAACCTCTTCTACTATCTGCCCCTGACCATTGCCGAGCAGCTCGGCTATTTCAAGGATGAGGGCCTGCAGGTCGAGATCTCCGACTTTGCCGGTGGCGCCAAGGCGCTGCAGGCGATGGTGGGCGGCAGCGCCGATGTGGTCTCCGGCGCCTACGAACACACCATCAACATGCAGGCCAAGAACCAGCCCATCGTGGCCTTCGTGCTGCAGGGCCGGGCGCCGCAGATCGTGCTGGCGGTCAACAACAAGACCATGCCCAACTACAAGACCGTGAGCGACCTCAAGGGCAAGAAGATCGGCGTGACCGCACCGGGCTCCTCCACCAGCATCATGGCCAGCTACGTGCTGGCCAAGGCGGGCCTGAAGCCCACCGATGTTTCCTTCATCGGCGTGGGTGCCGCAGCGGGTGCTATCTCGGCGATCCGCTCGGGCCAGATCGATGCGATTGCCAATCTCGATCCGGTGATCTCCATGCTGGAGCAGCACAACGAGATCAAGACCATCGCCGATACCCGCACCCTGAAGGACACCAATGATGTCTTCGGTGGCCCCATGCCGGCCGCGACCCTGTATGCCCCGGCCGCCTTCGTGCAGAAGTATCCCAACACCACGCAAGCCCTGACCAACGCCATGGTGCGCGCGCTGAAGTGGATCCAGAAGGCCGGTCCCTCCGACATCATCAAGGCCGTCCCGGAAAGCTACCTGCTGGGCGACCGCTCGCTCTACATCGATGCCTTCATGAAGGTGCGCCAGGCCATCTCGCCGGACGGCTACTTCCCGCCGGGCGGTCCGGATACCGCGCTGCGCACCCTGAAGGCCTTCGAGCCCTCGCTGGCCGACAAGCAGATCGACCTGTCCAAGACCTTCACCAATGACTTCGTGCAGAAGGCCAACGCCAAGTACAAGTAA
- a CDS encoding ABC transporter permease, which yields MWKLLKPSHKNIRFWQLMVLLIVLLVWHVATRNPQTAFFFGEPLKVAQRIWEWFTVGSGTLEVGVGDTTFFTLNFPAEIYSHLLITLTETVLAFLIGTVFGLAIGLWLALSPTASAILDPYVKAANSMPRVILAPIFAMWFGLGIWSKVALAVTLVFFIVFFNVYQGVKEVSPVVLANARMLGANARQLLRTVYLPSATSWVFSSLHTSIGLAFVGAVVGEYLGSARGVGYLILQAEGSFDINTVFAGIVVLTVFALVLDLAVGVIEKRLMKWQPKSGETEKL from the coding sequence ATGTGGAAATTATTGAAACCGAGTCACAAGAACATCCGTTTCTGGCAACTGATGGTATTGCTCATCGTGCTGCTGGTCTGGCACGTCGCCACACGCAACCCGCAGACCGCCTTCTTCTTTGGCGAACCGCTGAAGGTTGCGCAACGCATCTGGGAATGGTTCACGGTGGGTAGCGGTACGCTGGAGGTGGGCGTGGGCGACACCACCTTCTTCACGCTCAACTTCCCGGCGGAGATTTATTCACACCTGTTGATCACGCTGACCGAAACCGTGCTGGCCTTCCTCATCGGCACCGTCTTCGGCCTGGCCATCGGCCTGTGGCTGGCGCTCTCGCCGACCGCCTCGGCCATCCTCGATCCGTACGTGAAGGCGGCCAACTCCATGCCGCGCGTGATCCTGGCACCGATCTTCGCGATGTGGTTCGGCCTGGGCATCTGGTCCAAGGTGGCGCTGGCGGTGACGCTGGTGTTCTTCATCGTCTTCTTCAACGTCTACCAGGGCGTCAAGGAAGTCAGCCCGGTGGTGCTGGCCAATGCCCGCATGCTGGGCGCCAATGCACGCCAGCTGCTGCGCACGGTCTATCTGCCCTCGGCGACCTCGTGGGTGTTTTCCAGTCTGCACACTTCCATCGGCCTGGCCTTCGTCGGTGCGGTGGTGGGTGAATACCTGGGCTCGGCGCGCGGCGTGGGCTACCTGATCTTGCAGGCAGAGGGCAGCTTCGACATCAACACCGTCTTCGCCGGCATCGTCGTGCTGACCGTCTTCGCGCTGGTACTCGACCTTGCCGTGGGCGTGATCGAAAAGCGCCTGATGAAGTGGCAGCCCAAGAGCGGCGAGACCGAAAAACTCTGA
- the recR gene encoding recombination mediator RecR gives MKTPSSLTLLTESLRRLPGIGPKTAQRMAYHLLQHDRDAAADLSQSLAKALDTIRHCALCNTFTEQVICETCQDSQRDHTQLCVVESPSDQVMIEQTLTFKGLYFVLMGRLSPLDGIGPRDIHLEKLITRATDGVVSEVVLATNFTNEGEATAHYISETLKARGLKVSRLARGVPVGGELEYVDAGTIARAMLDRRTT, from the coding sequence TTGAAAACGCCCTCCAGTCTCACCCTCCTGACCGAATCGCTGCGCCGGCTTCCCGGCATCGGCCCCAAGACCGCGCAGCGCATGGCTTACCACCTGCTGCAGCATGACCGCGACGCCGCCGCTGACCTGAGCCAGTCGCTGGCCAAGGCGCTCGACACCATCCGCCACTGTGCCCTGTGCAATACCTTCACCGAGCAGGTCATCTGCGAGACCTGCCAGGACAGCCAGCGCGACCACACCCAGCTGTGCGTGGTGGAGTCGCCCTCGGACCAGGTGATGATCGAGCAGACCCTGACCTTCAAGGGGTTGTATTTCGTGCTCATGGGCAGGCTCTCGCCGCTGGACGGCATCGGCCCGCGCGACATCCATCTCGAAAAGCTCATCACCCGCGCCACCGATGGCGTGGTCAGCGAAGTGGTCCTGGCCACCAATTTCACCAACGAAGGCGAAGCCACCGCCCACTACATCAGCGAAACCCTCAAGGCCCGTGGCCTGAAGGTCAGCCGCCTGGCGCGGGGCGTGCCGGTCGGCGGTGAACTGGAATACGTCGACGCCGGCACCATCGCCCGTGCCATGCTGGATCGCCGCACCACCTGA